From the genome of Rathayibacter sp. VKM Ac-2759, one region includes:
- the pstA gene encoding phosphate ABC transporter permease PstA, protein MSAATSTAVVPPVTLVTGRLPKGTPWMLLVGSWVVFALVFLMLQAAGMMNDFSLVGAIFWGTVLFDIAIYVVSRLVEGGRKAVDRLVTSLVATAFIIALLPLVSLLWTVVTNGTARFDPLFFSSSMRNVIDAGGGALHAIIGTLEITAMAAVISVPIGLLTSIYLVEYGRGHLARAITFFVDVMTGIPSIVAGLFAYALFALILGPGVRMGFAGSIALAVLMIPVVVRSSEEMLKLVPNELREASYALGVPKWLTIVKIVLPTSIAGITTGITLAIARVIGETAPLLIVAGFTASMNYDLFSERMMTLPVFVYTQYANQGPDSEAFLNRAWTGALVLILIVMALNLSARLIAKAFAPKLGR, encoded by the coding sequence ATGTCCGCCGCCACCTCGACCGCCGTCGTCCCTCCCGTCACCCTGGTCACCGGCAGGCTGCCCAAGGGGACGCCCTGGATGCTGCTGGTCGGCAGCTGGGTCGTCTTCGCGCTGGTCTTCCTGATGCTCCAAGCCGCGGGCATGATGAACGACTTCAGCCTCGTCGGAGCGATCTTCTGGGGCACCGTCCTCTTCGACATCGCCATCTACGTCGTCTCGCGCCTCGTCGAGGGCGGCCGCAAGGCGGTGGACCGCCTGGTCACCTCCCTCGTCGCAACGGCGTTCATCATCGCGCTGCTCCCGCTCGTGTCCCTGCTCTGGACGGTCGTCACCAACGGCACGGCACGCTTCGACCCGCTGTTCTTCAGCTCCTCGATGCGCAACGTCATCGACGCCGGCGGTGGAGCGCTGCACGCGATCATCGGAACGCTCGAGATCACGGCCATGGCCGCCGTCATCTCGGTGCCGATCGGACTGCTCACCTCGATCTACCTCGTCGAGTACGGCCGCGGCCACCTCGCCCGCGCGATCACCTTCTTCGTCGACGTGATGACGGGCATCCCCTCGATCGTCGCCGGTCTGTTCGCCTACGCGCTCTTCGCGCTGATCCTCGGCCCCGGCGTCCGCATGGGCTTCGCCGGCTCGATCGCCCTCGCCGTGCTGATGATCCCCGTGGTCGTCCGCTCGTCCGAGGAGATGCTGAAGCTCGTCCCGAACGAGCTGCGCGAGGCCTCCTACGCGCTGGGCGTGCCGAAGTGGCTGACCATCGTCAAGATCGTGCTGCCGACCTCGATCGCCGGCATCACCACCGGCATCACGCTGGCCATCGCCCGCGTCATCGGCGAGACCGCGCCGCTGCTCATCGTCGCCGGCTTCACCGCCTCGATGAACTACGACCTGTTCAGCGAGCGGATGATGACCCTCCCGGTCTTCGTCTACACGCAGTACGCGAACCAGGGCCCCGACTCGGAGGCGTTCCTCAACCGCGCCTGGACCGGCGCGCTGGTGCTCATCCTGATCGTGATGGCGCTCAACCTGAGCGCCCGGCTCATCGCCAAGGCGTTCGCCCCCAAGCTCGGCCGCTGA
- the pstB gene encoding phosphate ABC transporter ATP-binding protein PstB, which yields MSKRIEVNDLNVYYSQFLAVEGVSLTIEPRTVTAFIGPSGCGKSTFLRTLNRMHEVIPGAHVQGEVLIDGNNLYAQGVDPVQVRRQVGMVFQRPNPFPTMSIRDNVLAGVKLNNRRISKSDADALVERSLQGANLWNEVKDRLDKPGSGLSGGQQQRLCIARAIAVSPDVLLMDEPCSALDPISTLAIEDLIEELKNDYTIVIVTHNMQQASRVSDRTAFFNIAGTGKPGKLIEYDDTATMFSRPSVQATEDYVSGRFG from the coding sequence ATGTCCAAGCGCATCGAGGTCAACGACCTCAACGTCTACTACAGCCAGTTCCTCGCGGTGGAGGGTGTCTCGCTCACCATCGAGCCGCGCACCGTCACGGCGTTCATCGGCCCCTCCGGCTGCGGCAAGTCCACCTTCCTCCGCACGCTGAACCGCATGCACGAGGTCATCCCCGGCGCTCACGTGCAGGGCGAGGTGCTGATCGACGGCAACAACCTCTACGCTCAGGGCGTCGATCCCGTCCAGGTGCGCCGCCAGGTCGGCATGGTCTTCCAGCGCCCCAACCCGTTCCCGACGATGTCGATCCGCGACAACGTCCTCGCGGGCGTCAAGCTCAACAACCGCCGCATCTCGAAGTCGGACGCCGACGCGCTCGTCGAGCGCTCGCTGCAGGGCGCCAACCTCTGGAACGAGGTCAAGGACCGCCTCGACAAGCCCGGATCGGGCCTCTCGGGCGGCCAGCAGCAGCGTCTGTGCATCGCCCGCGCGATCGCCGTCTCCCCCGACGTCCTGCTGATGGACGAGCCGTGCTCGGCCCTCGACCCGATCTCGACGCTCGCGATCGAGGACCTCATCGAGGAGCTGAAGAACGACTACACGATCGTGATCGTGACCCACAACATGCAGCAGGCCTCGCGCGTCTCGGACCGCACCGCGTTCTTCAACATCGCGGGAACCGGCAAGCCGGGCAAGCTCATCGAGTACGACGACACCGCGACGATGTTCTCGCGCCCGTCGGTCCAGGCGACCGAGGACTACGTGTCGGGCCGCTTCGGCTGA
- a CDS encoding anti-sigma factor, with amino-acid sequence MNDPDGAADPRDLAAGHALGILTPEEEERFARYLLENPEARGEAEEFSAVAEALASSAPSVAPSPTLKADLMALIATTPQLPVDAGAATEATRPPRLAAVAPVDEAPAPARHSAEARSRGRWFARPAVYLSAAAAAAVIVVGGVTLPPLLTPDAGQTQQLTALEEIRSAPDVRETVGALATGEAATLVWSSSLGRSALVVDDLAALPADKTYELWYIGSSGAVPAGTFDGGDGRTVAPLEGTLSEGAVVAVTVEDAGGSDAPTTDPILAIATA; translated from the coding sequence ATGAACGATCCCGATGGCGCCGCCGATCCGCGTGACCTCGCGGCCGGCCACGCGCTGGGCATTCTGACCCCCGAGGAGGAGGAGCGGTTCGCCCGCTACCTCCTCGAGAACCCGGAGGCCCGCGGCGAGGCCGAGGAGTTCTCGGCGGTCGCCGAGGCGCTCGCCTCCAGTGCGCCGTCCGTCGCACCGTCTCCCACCCTCAAGGCCGACCTGATGGCCCTCATCGCCACCACGCCGCAGCTGCCCGTCGACGCCGGTGCCGCGACGGAGGCGACCCGGCCCCCGCGACTGGCGGCCGTCGCTCCGGTCGACGAGGCACCGGCGCCCGCACGCCACAGCGCAGAGGCCCGCAGCCGCGGCCGCTGGTTCGCTCGTCCCGCCGTCTACCTCTCGGCGGCCGCGGCCGCCGCGGTCATCGTGGTCGGGGGAGTGACCCTCCCGCCGCTGCTGACGCCCGACGCGGGGCAGACCCAGCAGCTCACCGCCCTCGAGGAGATCCGCAGCGCTCCCGATGTGCGGGAGACCGTCGGCGCGCTGGCCACCGGAGAAGCGGCGACCCTCGTCTGGTCGAGTTCGCTCGGCCGCTCGGCGCTCGTCGTCGACGACCTCGCGGCACTGCCGGCCGACAAGACCTACGAGCTCTGGTACATCGGGAGCTCGGGCGCCGTCCCCGCCGGCACCTTCGACGGAGGCGACGGCCGCACGGTCGCTCCGCTCGAGGGCACGCTGTCCGAGGGCGCCGTCGTGGCGGTCACCGTCGAGGACGCGGGCGGATCCGACGCCCCGACGACCGATCCGATCCTCGCGATCGCGACTGCCTGA
- the sigK gene encoding ECF RNA polymerase sigma factor SigK → MTDDTTAEAGALLERITNGDQRAFSELYDLFASRVLGLITRVLVDRAQSEEVTQEVFLEIWQTAGRFAPNKGSATTWILTMAHRRAIDRVRAAQAGRDRDVRIGIRDLGREYDQVAEQAEVSLEHEKVAAALERLTELQRQALQLAYYGGYSHSEIAGILKCPIGTVKTRLRDGMIRLREEMGVAL, encoded by the coding sequence ATGACCGACGACACGACGGCCGAGGCCGGAGCGCTCCTCGAGCGCATCACGAACGGCGATCAGCGCGCCTTCTCCGAGCTCTACGACCTCTTCGCCTCGAGGGTGCTCGGACTCATCACCCGGGTCCTGGTCGACCGCGCCCAGTCCGAGGAGGTCACCCAGGAGGTCTTCCTCGAGATCTGGCAAACCGCTGGACGATTCGCTCCGAATAAAGGAAGCGCGACGACCTGGATCCTCACGATGGCACACCGCAGGGCCATCGATCGGGTACGCGCGGCCCAGGCGGGCCGCGACCGGGACGTGCGCATCGGTATCCGAGACCTCGGCCGTGAGTACGACCAGGTCGCCGAGCAGGCGGAGGTGTCCCTCGAGCATGAGAAGGTCGCAGCCGCTCTCGAGCGCCTCACCGAGCTCCAGCGTCAGGCGCTGCAGCTCGCGTACTACGGCGGGTACTCGCACAGTGAGATCGCGGGGATCCTGAAGTGCCCCATCGGCACCGTCAAGACGCGCCTCCGCGATGGAATGATCAGACTTCGAGAAGAGATGGGGGTGGCCCTGTGA